ATTCATACTGTTAGCATTCAAAACCgacatgacacacacacacatattcaagaaatatattatctaaatGACAATGACGAATAAATTTAACGTTGATCGTAAagttggtttcaaaattttcttgaacttGAAATCATGTCGAAAAGGATGTAACGTAGGTTTATGTTAATCAAGATGCTAATTCTTCGATTTGCttcataaaccttatgaagaatggtccacttgacaGGAAGGTGCTCTTATATTGATTTTCAGTtaactttcgtggagtttaagaGGAAATTTACAATCTTGGGAAAACAGCaattgttgcaaaacgcaaaGGCAATTTTCTTCGCTGTCGTTAAGCGTAAACTCGAAAGAGAAGTATCAGTTTATTTGATACAAATTTCTTAATAAATTGTGTTTTTCTTGAGGGTTCAACTATCAGACGCAGAGAAAACTgcttttccattttttgtaagtataacaagagtgcctataaccagagtgacgatttctcatccgtaatgtttgcAACAATTCAATCCGAAATATTGGCAGTgtcgttagctttacattgtaattgacaggtcgtttgctcgtcagctgtcatttcaaacgaacagctgtcgtcatagGCCATAAAGTTTCAATGCAAGACTTatgatgtagcattgaagacagctacaagtattcatTGATAATAAAACGGTTATTTTTCCATGTTCACAGATTTTTTCAACCCTGtcagaaaatatttcaaattataTTCACCTGGCAACTCACAATTATTCCACTTTAGATATGTGTAACTTCGGATTGTCGTGTGTTTCGTTAAGTTCTGGCTGTTGAATTTAAGTTCCGCTGCGTCTTAATTCAAAATCGTCGGAAGTACACTAAAATCAATTGGATTGTTACCAATCGAGCCTTTTTCTTAAAAATTCAGAAACAATCGTTAGGAATGTCGATGTCGAAGCCCTCGAACACAGCCAGTGTGTTCTTCCGAAACCTGGATCCACGCATCGACAAACAGGTGCTGCATCAAATATGCTCTACGTTCGGGGAAATCTGTCGTTGCGACGTAGTTCGCAATAAAGCCGGTCAACCAAAAGGGTATGCATTTGTGCATTACCAGAATTCTGACTCGGCCAACCAGTGCATCGCGGCACTTAATGGAATGGTTTTGTTAGATAAACAAATCAGCGCTGAACCGGTCATGGCCCGTGAGGAACGCCAGCGCGCTGCATTGCTGTGTAATGTTTATGTCAAGAATTTCGGGAATGAGCTTAACAATGATACTCTAAAGGAGATGTTCTCAAAATACGGATCCATTACAAAACATCGGGTTGTAACAAATAAGAACGTTAAAAGCCACGGTTTTGTGGTTTTTACTAATCCAGCATCAGCCGAAAAAGCCATTCAGGAGTTAAATGGGAAGAAATTGAAAAACGGAATGTTTCTACAAGTTGAATCAACTTTAAAAACAGCGCCAACTGGAATGGGTAGTGAAATGCGTGTTGCACAGATTAATTCGTATGACGATCCGGGTGTAAATTTATATGTCAGTAATCTAGACAAATCGATCAACATCGACGATCTACGAAATAAGTTTGCTGCGTTCGGAACAATCAAATCGCTTAAAATAATGTACAAGGCAGGTCACTCTGAAGGGTACGGATTCGTGTGTTATGTAAGTGTCGAGGAAGCCATCAAAGCTATTTCGGAGATGAACGGGCAGAAATTCGAAGGTAGCAACAAATCACTTCACGTGTCTTTGGCAACTTGTAGAGCAGATCGTCAAGCGGCAACGCAATGCCTCCAATATATGGCCAGAATGATAATAATGAACTCGGCAGTACAACTGCTGCAA
This genomic window from Malaya genurostris strain Urasoe2022 chromosome 1, Malgen_1.1, whole genome shotgun sequence contains:
- the LOC131425700 gene encoding polyadenylate-binding protein 1-A-like, producing MSMSKPSNTASVFFRNLDPRIDKQVLHQICSTFGEICRCDVVRNKAGQPKGYAFVHYQNSDSANQCIAALNGMVLLDKQISAEPVMAREERQRAALLCNVYVKNFGNELNNDTLKEMFSKYGSITKHRVVTNKNVKSHGFVVFTNPASAEKAIQELNGKKLKNGMFLQVESTLKTAPTGMGSEMRVAQINSYDDPGVNLYVSNLDKSINIDDLRNKFAAFGTIKSLKIMYKAGHSEGYGFVCYVSVEEAIKAISEMNGQKFEGSNKSLHVSLATCRADRQAATQCLQYMARMIIMNSAVQLLQPGEGFLDTQQFIRSSPAQRNSFTGSIPTAVALAAAIEAANKKHRNH